A window of Mytilus edulis chromosome 10, xbMytEdul2.2, whole genome shotgun sequence contains these coding sequences:
- the LOC139491816 gene encoding frizzled-4-like: protein MELTTRVVLASFMCLFLPKGLYMFGTEIVRKCDPIRIEMCKGLGYNVTGMPNLVGHDLQQDAELQLQTFTPLIQYGCSKQLKFFLCSVYVPMCTEKVMDPIGPCRPMCTNVQKRCRPVLNEFGFPWPAALNCSKFPPKNDQNHMCMDGPGEEDDPLPRRPGRPKPGSYPKPGQPGANPMYPTQLPSIPMDWNIISSLKCMHYRHAEMYTYINRTDRCALQCGYHDAFSSEDKYFADIWMAIWAGLCFVSTLFTVLTFIIETHRFRYPERPIIFLSMCFNIFSIAFIVRLIAGRESIACDKDPTVTSPQNGLGILIQEGLENTDCAIVFLLLYFFGTAASLWWVILTLTWFLAAGLKWGHEAIQIHSSYFHLVAWAIPAIKTIVILVMRDVDADELTGVCYVGNQNTRTLLGFVIAPLLVYLFIGITFLVAGFVALFRIRKQVRNDGVKTDKLEVLMIRIGIFSVLYTVPAACVIACLFYEYTSRDSWYSKYSTNLPKIEIFMLKIFMSLVVGITSGMWVWSSKTINSWRNFVGKLCISKKPERKQYEYHVPQHHYQQIPIKQNRAIRVEKSKRYIKADSETIV from the coding sequence ATGGAATTGACAACACGTGTAGTGTTGGCAAGCTTTATGTGTTTATTTCTGCCGAAAGGATTGTATATGTTCGGTACGGAAATAGTCCGAAAATGTGACCCTATCCGAATAGAAATGTGCAAAGGGTTAGGATATAACGTTACGGGTATGCCAAATCTTGTAGGACACGATTTACAACAAGACGCCGAGTTACAACTGCAGACATTTACCCCTTTGATACAATACGGGTGTTCAAAACAACTGAAGTTTTTCTTGTGTTCTGTTTACGTTCCAATGTGTACAGAGAAAGTCATGGACCCAATTGGACCGTGTAGACCAATGTGTACCAATGTTCAAAAACGTTGTAGGCCTGTTTTAAATGAATTTGGATTTCCGTGGCCAGCGGCATTGAATTGCTCAAAATTTCCACCTAAAAACGATCAAAATCATATGTGTATGGACGGTCCGGGGGAGGAAGATGACCCCTTACCTCGTCGTCCTGGAAGACCGAAGCCTGGGTCGTATCCGAAGCCTGGGCAGCCTGGGGCCAATCCAATGTACCCAACTCAACTACCATCCATTCCTATGGACTGGAATATAATCAGTAGCTTAAAATGTATGCATTATAGACACGCCGAAATGTACACGTACATCAACCGAACGGACAGATGTGCACTACAATGTGGATACCATGATGCATTCAGCAGCGAGGACAAATATTTCGCAGACATTTGGATGGCTATTTGGGCCGGATTATGTTTCGTATCAACTCTATTCACAGTGCTAACATTCATCATTGAAACACATCGATTTCGTTATCCAGAAAGACCCATCATTTTTCTATCCATGTGCTTTAACATTTTCAGCATTGCATTTATAGTTCGACTTATCGCAGGACGGGAATCTATAGCATGTGACAAAGACCCAACAGTAACAAGTCCACAAAATGGACTAGGAATTTTAATTCAAGAAGGTTTAGAAAATACTGACTGTGCTatagtatttttattattatactttTTCGGTACTGCCGCCTCTCTGTGGTGGGTGATTTTAACATTGACTTGGTTCCTGGCAGCAGGATTAAAGTGGGGCCACGAGGCCATCCAAATTCACAGTAGTTACTTTCATTTAGTGGCTTGGGCCATTCCGGCCATTAAAACAATTGTTATTTTAGTGATGCGTGATGTAGACGCTGATGAATTGACTGGGGTTTGTTATGTTGGGAATCAGAATACCCGAACTTTATTGGGGTTTGTTATTGCCCCTTTACTAGTCTACCTCTTCATTGGAATAACTTTCCTAGTCGCTGGTTTTGTAGCTTTATTTAGAATCCGAAAACAAGTGCGAAACGACGGAGTTAAAACAGATAAACTAGAAGTGCTAATGATCCGAATTGGAATCTTTTCCGTCTTATATACTGTTCCAGCAGCTTGTGTCATAGCGTGCTTATTTTATGAATACACAAGCAGGGATTCGTGGTATTCGAAATATTCCACAAATTTACCAAAGATTGaaatttttatgttaaaaatatttatgtcgcTTGTTGTGGGAATTACCAGTGGTATGTGGGTATGGTCTTCGAAAACAATCAATTCTTGGAGGAATTTCGTTGGAAAATTATGTATTAGTAAAAAACCTGAACGAAAACAGTATGAATACCATGTTCCTCAACATCATTACCAACAGATTCCAATTAAACAAAACAGGGCAATTCGGGTAGAAAAAAGCAAACGTTATATTAAGGCAGACAGTGAGACAATAGTCTAG